In Phragmites australis chromosome 24, lpPhrAust1.1, whole genome shotgun sequence, the following are encoded in one genomic region:
- the LOC133907944 gene encoding uncharacterized protein At2g38710-like encodes MVVATEEMAVYCFDTLVAHYTGDPPPPPAFEDGNHPLFVTWKKATNGSEPRLRGCIGTLEPRQIASGFKDYALTSALRDRRFPPIQSKELPSLECTVSILTDYETAQNYLDWEVGTHGLIIEFTDPDYNMRHSATYLPEVAGHEGWTHIETIDSLMRKAGYNGTITESLRKKIRVTRYQSTLYTMHYGEYVAYVKKNRGTAPAINRVPVVNGFKPGH; translated from the exons ATGGTGGTGGCCACGGAGGAAATGGCGGTCTACTGCTTCGACACCCTCGTCGCCCACTACACCGgcgacccgccgccgccgcccgccttCGAGGACGGCAACCA CCCATTGTTTGTGACCTGGAAGAAGGCTACCAATGGTTCAGAGCCCCGCCTCCGGGGATGCATTGGAACTTTGGAGCCCCGTCAGATTGCCAGTGGCTTTAAGGACTACGCGCTAACTAG TGCCCTGAGGGACCGACGTTTCCCCCCGATTCAGTCGAAGGAACTGCCATCCTTAGAGTGTACGGTATCTATACTGACTGATTACGAAACTGCACAGAACTATCTCGATTGGGAG GTTGGAACGCATGGTTTAATTATTGAATTTACGGATCCAGACTATAACATGAGACACAGTGCAACCTATTTACCTGAGGTTGCTGGCCATGAAG GATGGACACACATAGAGACTATTGACTCACTCATGAGGAAGGCGGGTTACAATGGTACCATCACTGAGTCCTTGAGGAAGAAAATCCGTGTCACCCGCTACCAGAGCACCCTGTACACCATGCACTACGGTGAATATGTTGCATACGTCAAGAAGAATAGAGGCACAGCCCCGGCAATTAACAGGGTGCCTGTAGTTAATGGCTTCAAGCCAGGCCATTGA
- the LOC133906908 gene encoding uncharacterized protein LOC133906908, which yields MAGSVGSDPLVKDGTIGTVIVLTTPDAQRTMLAYQGTSSTLSYDSDLANLVSKSNVLIVEGYLFELPHTIEAIKQACEDAHKNGALIAVTASDVSCIKCCYNDFWDIVGNYADILFANANEARTFCELPSTNSPMPAARYLSHSVTLVSVTDGVHGSYIGVKGEAMYIPPPPCIPVDTCGAGDAYSSGILYGILRGASDLKGIGLSA from the exons ATGGCTGGCAGTGTGGGCAGCGACCCACTAG TCAAAGATGGAACTATTGGAACTGTCATCGTTCTAACAACGCCGGATGCACAGCGAACTATGCTTGCATATCAG GGTACATCTTCAACTCTGAGTTATGATTCAGACTTGGCCAATTTAGTGTCCAAATCAAATGTCCTAATTGTGGAAGGTTATCTATTCGAGCTGCCTCACACGATTGAAGCTATCAAGCAAGCGTGTGAAGATGCTCACAAGAATGGTGCACTCATTGCTGTTACAGCATCAGATGTATCTTGCATCAAGTGTTGCTACAATGATTTTTG GGATATCGTAGGAAACTATGCAGACATACTGTTTGCCAATGCCAATGAAGCAAGGACATTCTGCGAGCTACCCTCAACAAATAGCCCCATGCCAGCCGCTAGATACTTAAGCCATTCTGTTACCCTAGTATCTGTGACAGACGGTGTGCATGGCTCCTACATTGGGGTGAAAGGTGAAGCAATGTACATCCCTCCGCCGCCGTGCATACCCGTGGACACCTGTGGCGCCGGTGATGCATACTCTTCCGGGATTCTGTATGGTATTCTACGGGGCGCATCGGACCTGAAGGGCATCGGCCTGTCGGCGTAG